The genomic region TCGCCGAAAACCACGCCTTTCCCGTCGATCGCGCCTGATCGCAGCATTGCGGGAGGGTATCGTCCTCCCGCGCCCACGCGTTTCAATGGAGAATATTCTCATGACTCACCAAGTCTATAATGCAAATACAGCACCAGAAGCCGCCCGAGCCGCGCTTACCACAATCGAAAAAGGTTTTGGCTTCATCCCCAACATGCTTGGAGCCATGGCAGGGGCGCCTGCCGTTCTCGAAGCCTATCAGACCGGCGGTGCGTTGTTCGACAAGACGTCGCTCAACGCGACCGAGCGCCAGATCGTCATGCTGACGACAAGCGCTGAAAATGGATGCGAATATTGCATGGCGCCCACAGCGCGCGCTCTGCCATGCAAAAGGTCGATGCGCAGGCGGTCGACGCCATCCGCGCGCGGCGTCGCATTCCCGATCTGAAGCTTGAGGCGCTACGCCGTCTGACGGTCCAGATCGTGACAGCGCGTGGTCGTCCCTCGCGCGAGGCACTGACAGCCTTCATCGAGGCGGGCTATGGCGAGGCACAAATCCTCGAAGTCGTCTTCGGGGTAGGGCTAAAAACCATCGCCGACTACATCAACCACATCGCTGGAACCAAGCTTGATGACGTCTTCGCGCCTTTTGCCTGGTCCAAGCCCTAGTCCTGACCGTTTCAACAAGGATAAAAGCCATGAGCTTCACTATGGCGTCGGCATCGTTGCCGGTCTTCGTCCATTATCTCAGTATTCTGTCAGGCTTGCTCGACAAGGCCGAAATCCAT from Methylocystis sp. MJC1 harbors:
- a CDS encoding carboxymuconolactone decarboxylase family protein, with translation MAGAPAVLEAYQTGGALFDKTSLNATERQIVMLTTSAENGCEYCMAPTARALPCKRSMRRRSTPSARGVAFPI
- a CDS encoding carboxymuconolactone decarboxylase family protein, which codes for MQKVDAQAVDAIRARRRIPDLKLEALRRLTVQIVTARGRPSREALTAFIEAGYGEAQILEVVFGVGLKTIADYINHIAGTKLDDVFAPFAWSKP